From the genome of Opitutales bacterium:
AATTCGGTGCCTAACCGGGAAGCCGCATTAACAGGGGGTTCAGAACCCGATTTGTCTCAAAACGACAGAAAAAATAATGGTGGGGGCGACAGGATTGCTTCGCCATCTTCGCTGCGCTACGTCGAACTGCGACAGGTCCTCATCCGTAGACCCCCAACATTTTCTCTCGATTCCCTCGAGAAAAAGTGGTCGGGGCGACAGGATTGCTTCGCCATCTCCGCTGCGCTACGTCGAACTGCGGCAGGTCCTCATCCGTAGACCCTCAACATTTTACTCTCGATTCCCTCGTGAAAATGGTCGGGGCGACAGGATTCGAACCTGCGACTTCTTGGTCCCAAACCAAGCGCACTACCAGGCTGTGCTACGCCCCGGAAAAGGGGAAAAGAACATCGGTCCAAAATCACTTTGTCAAACCGGAATGCTTGATGCCGCGAGAAAAAGCGTTTTGCTCGGCCAACATGGAGAATGACGCCCTGCCGCCCAAACCATCTATAGATCCAACACTCACATACACTTCGAGCACATCAAATGCGGGAAGTAGTGCTACCTGGATCGCGATCATCATTGGCCTAGTCGCTGTGGCTTTCGGAGTTATCGGGATATTTTTCGGGCTGTCCGCGCAGTCCAAGGTCTCCGAGGTGCAATCCTCGGTGAATGACATGAAAAATGACCTGCCCAATCAAATCGAATCAGGGATGGCGGGACTCGATAATGTATCTCAAGATATCGTTTCGATTAAGCAGGCGGTTGAAGCCCTGAAAAGCCGTTCGCGCATGGACCGAGATTCCCAAAATCGCAAACTCGATACTCTAGCCAAGGAACTCGAAGCTAACCGCCAACAAATTAATCAAAACATCGGAGCTATTGAGGAGCTGCCGAAACGGTTGATCAGTGCCCCCCGGCAGAACGCAACGGCCTCCCAATCATCAGGGGATTCAGCCGAAGTCATAGAGCCGACAGTGACGGCATCCGGAGAGACACTCCATACTATTGCTTCGGGGGATTTATTGGGACGGCTTGCCACGCGCTACGGCGTCAGTGTTCAGGCTATTCTCGATGCAAATCCAGGCCTTGACCCGCGTCGTCTAAGAGTAGGTCAACAAATTGTCATCCCCTCACAGTAGGTATTCCGCAAACTCCGGGCATGTCTTTGAAACCATGGAAATACTTAAGCGAGACTTCGATCGCCAAAACTCGAATATTCGATCTGGTCAGCCGCCGTTTTCGCCATCCAGTCTTAGGTAGAGAGGATGACTTCTATGCGTTGAAGACAGGATCTTGGGCAAACATTGCTGCACTTACGCCCAATGATGAACTTGTTTTGGTGAAGCAATTTCGTTTCGGCATTCAGGACTTTACCCTAGAGTTTCCTGGAGGAATCGTTGATCCAGGCGAAGACGCTGGTAAGGCGGCATCGAGAGAGTTGACAGAAGAAACTGGATTCACAGGAACCAATCTCCAATCGCTGGGTGAGGTCTATCCCAACCCGGCGATCATGAACAACCGCTGTTTTTTCTTTCGCGTCGACGAGGCTCAACTCACCGATGAGATCAATCTGGACCCGAACGAAGATATCGAAGTGGTCGTCGCCACCATCGATCAAGTTATTGAATGGGGAAAAGAAGGAAAATTTTCCCATGCCTTGGCGAATGTGTGCCTCTTGCGTTTACTGCTTTCGTTAGGACGAGCGGGATAAAGTATAGGAACTCTATCTTCCCCAAATTTCTGAAAAGGCTTACCGAATTTTCCATGTAATGGAAATTCACCCTACAGAAGGGCGCGGTTTGCTCCGTCAATTTATTCGCGCATGGCTGCCGCTGCTCCAAACAACGTAAAGATCCTGATCGTCGACGATGACGAGATCATCCTTTATGCCCTAAAAGAGACGCTGAGTGCTTCAGGATACACACTCTTTCTACACACGAATCCACTCGATGCATTAGAGCATCTGGAAACAAAGGATGACCAGTTCTCAGTGATTATTTCAGATCAGCGGATGACACATATGACGGGCCTGGAATTCCTTACTAAGGCCAAAAAGGTTCAGCCCGACGCATCGCGCATTCTGATTACGGGGGTCGTAACGATGAAAATTGTGATCGACGCCGTTAATCGTGGCGAGATCTTTCGTTTTCTCGCCAAACCTTGGATGCGTGAAGAACTGCTCGCAACGATTCAGAATGCTGTTCAGCGCTATCAACTCCTCGCGCTCAATCAATCGCTTCAGGACGACACTCTTCAGCTCAATGAGCAGTTATCTTCTGCCAATAGCGAACTGACTGACAAAATCCGCGAACTAACGGAACAAAAGCGCGCCCTGGATGCGGCGAACTCCGCTCTAGCCCGCAACTTCGACCGCTCAATAAATTTAGCCTACAAGATTCTCAGCACCTATCATCAGACATTAGGACAGGAGACGAAGGCAGTCGTAGACATCTGCGACCTCATAATCCAAACCGGATTTCTCGACATGCAGACCGCAGAAATCCTCCGCATCAGCGCCTGGCTCAACAACATCGGACTCATCGGCGTTTCTCGTGATACCGTGGATAAATACCGCAACATGCCCGAGACACTCACCCCTCGGGAGCGAGAAGAAATCAAACAACACCCTGTATATGGCCAGTCACTCGCATCGTTCGCGGGCGACCTGGATGGTGTCGGCGAAACCATCCGCTCGTCTCATGAGCGCTGGGATGGATCGGGATACCCAGATGCCTTAAGGGGCAATCGCATACCGGTCGCCGCGCGCTATCTCGCCGTAGCAATCTACTATGTGGAGTGCAAACTTCCTAAAGAACAGGCACTTGAGCAAATACTGAGGATGTCCGGCAAAGCCTTCGAGCCAGAAGCTGTCCGGCTCTTCATGAAAGCGACCCGCCTAGATAATCTCCCCAAAAAAGTCCGCGAAGTCCTGTTTTCTGAACTCAAACCGGGAATGCGTTTGGCGCGCGGCATTTATTCTGCAAATGGCCTCATGCTCGTCCCCGAGGGCGAGGCGCTCACCGAACGACAGCTCGAGAAGCTGAAAGACTACAACTTGATCGATACAATCAATCATAGACTTTTGGTTTTTCAGTAACATCGATTTCGAATCTGTCCAATGTTTCAAGACCGGCTCATATTCCCATCGCACACTTACTAATGGTGGGCTCCGAGCAGAAAATATAGAGTATCAAGCTCAGCAACCAACCTACATCACCGGCAGACCGTATCCAGCCCTTGGTCCCCGAAGTCGGCTGATGCCGCCATCCAAGCGCCCTAAAGAAATGAATGCAGCGAGGGACATGCAGCGGGATAAGTGTTATGCGTGCTAAACTTGGCTCGGTGACGAGCGACTTTCGGTCATGCGATACACACGGACTCCTATGCCTAATCCCCTCGACAGTATACCTCCGATTCCACTCAAAGCGACCGAGCTTTCTGACGGAGATTACAACGCGTTTCGCGAACTCATTTATAGGCATTCCCGCATCAACCTTGGGGAAAATAAAAAGGGACTCGTAAACTCAAGACTGGGAAAACGCCTCCGAGCGACAGGTTTATCGACATTCAAAGAATACCTCAACCACCTCAACTCTCGAGATGGTGAAGTCGAACTGACTCATTTTATTGATGCTATTTCTACGAACCACACCTTCTTCTTTCGAGAAACAGGTCATTATGAGTTTCTTACTCAGACGGTGCTTCCCAGGTTTCTCGAATCCTCGGGTGAGCCGGTTTGGAGCGACCGCAATTTACGTATTTGGAGTGCCGCCTGTTCCACGGGTGAGGAACCCTACTCTATCGCAATGACTGTTCATGAGCCCGTGTTCAAATTGAAGCATCGTGATTACACAATCCAGGCTACAGACATTTCAAACAGCGTTCTCAAATCCGCGAACAAGGGCGTCTTTAAGTACGATCGCTCTCAGGCGATAGACGAGCATTTATTGCGAAAATATTTTCAGAAGGGCGCTGGAAAAAACGAAGGAATGGTCCGCGCGAAAGATGAGATTCGTCGCAAAATCAATTTCCAGCAACTGAATCTGCTCTCAGGAAGCTACCCATTTCGTGAATCGTTCCATGTGATTTTCAACCGCAATGTCATGATCTATTTCGACCTACCCACCCAGCAAGAGCTCATTAATCAGATGCTCCCACTCATGGCACCCGGAGGCTACTTGTTTATCGGTCATTCAGAGTCACTCAATGGACTCGATCATCCCTTGAAACAGCTTCAGCCCTCCATCTATCAGAAGGTTTAGAGTCTATTATGTCTGAGAAGCCGATACGCGTCATGATTGTAGATGACTCTCCGACTGTCCGGAGAGCTCTCACAAATGTCTTTGGAAAAGATCGCGAAATCCAGGTTGTTGATACGGCTGTAGATCCCTATGACGCTGAGGAGAAGATAATGACTAGGGATCCAGAAGTGCTGACACTGGACCTGGAAATGCCTCGGATGGATGGACTCACCTTTCTTAAGATCATCATGAGAAAACGGCCCATGCCGGTAATCATCTTAAGCACGCTCACAAATTCTGGCTCAGCTATGGCTATGGAAGCGTTGAGGTCGGGAGCATTCGACGTGTTCGGAAAGCCTGAAACCGCGGCCGAATTGAAAGAAGCAGCCATCCAACTCTGCATGAAGGTAAAGGAGGCCGGCTGGGCTCGGCGCCATAAAACTTGGCAGCACCGAATCGAAACTAACAAAACTGCAACTCCTTTTCGCGTACAATCGAGCAATAAAACACGCAGCCGTTTGAGCTGGTCTAGGGAACCCCATTTGACGGAAAAACATCTCATACTCCTCGGAGCATCAACCGGTGGAACAGAAGCATTGAGCCGAATTTTACGTAAACTCCCCCCACACATGCCGCCGGTGCTGGTAAGCCAACACATTCCGGCACGATTTTCGTTAACGTTTGCTCAACGTTTGGATGGCGAATGTGCGCTGACAGCCAAAGAAGCAGAAGATGGCGAGTATGCGCGCCAAGGCTGCATTTACATCGCTCCGGGTGGCTACCATCTCACTGCAAAATTTGCCGGTGGTCGCTATCGACTGTCTCTTAATGAGGAGGATCCGGTGTGGCATCAACGGCCAGCTGTCGATGTGATGTTTGAATCACTGATCCACGCATCGGGCCCCCATATTGTCGCCGGATTGCTTACGGGCATGGGCAAGGATGGCGCCCATGGCTTGCTAAAGCTCAAAGAGGCCGGCTGTCGCACTTTTGCCGAAGATGAAAAAACCTGTGTCGTCTATGGCATGCCCCGCGTTGCTAAAGAAATCGGTGCTCCCGAAAAAATGATCCCAATTCAGGATATGGCTCAGGCTGTTTTGTCCGCTTTAGAAGAGTCATGGGGTCGTTGTGGAAGACGTATTACACAAGCGCCCATGGCACGACGCACTGATGAGCAAGCAATCCAGCCTACCCCTTCCTGATCCTTTTTTTCTGATTCTAGATCGTAAGGGTTTTTTACGAGCTCATTCTTTTCAAGAGAGTCATCCTTTCTATTCCCTCGCACAGAGCTGCATTGAACAAACAATCGAGCCTCTCTGCTCTACCATTTTCGGAGGCTTTAATAAACAAGCGCTGAAGCACATATTTGAATCTGGCGAAGGGGCAGGTCATAGCGACATCGAACTGCCCACTCCTGGATACAGCCTTTCGCTGACTTGGAGCCGTTTTGGCGCTGATGATGACTGTCATCTACAGCTCGCCCCGAGAGTTGATCCACAGTCTTGGCTCGAATCAGCTCCGCATGATGAACTTGAGAAGAGCCCTGCCGCCCTCGCTGCCTTGAGCCTAAGACTTCAACAGACAGAAAGCCGTCTAAGCACCTTCCTCAATTCATTCCCAGGTGTCATATTCACACAGCGAACCGACAAGACTTTCGCTTTTGCCTCGTCGCGCATCAGCTCATTTTCCGGCCTTAGCTTAAGTCGAATCCAGCGATCTACCCAGGCTTTCGCCGAGTTCCTGCATCCCGAGGATCGCAGTCGTGTATTAAAAAGCATTACTCAACAAAGTCCTGAGGGCCATCCCTACAGCTTAGAATATCGCATCATCAATCAAGAGGACCACAGCATTCGCTACGTTTACGATATTCGACTCCCCCTCCTAACAGCGTATGGGAATCACTTACAAGATGAAGGCATCTGGATCGACATCACTCGCCAAGCAATCGCCGAGGACCGCATCGCCCACTCTCTTTGGAAAGAGAATTTAGCGACGATTACAAGCGGACTGGTGCACGATTTTTCCAACATGATGGCCGGAATCTATTCGCTGTCAGAGCTCTATCATAGTGAGATGCAGCTCGATCATCCTCGATATGAAGGAATGAGTAAGGTGAAGTCCAATGCTATGAAGGCTCAACATCTGGTGCGTCGCATTGTTGATTTGAATCGCGAGGTCTCAGGTGAAATGGCCTACAACAACCTCGAGGTTCTCATCCGGGAGCACCTCGACATTATAAAAATCATCCTGCCAAAATCGGCCAAGGTCGCCCTAGAGTTTCCTGATGATGAATTGCTAGTTAGTATCGATGAAGTCGCTTTCCGACGAGCACTCACGCACCTCGTGACCAATGCGCGTGATGCCATGCAAACTGGAGGCACATTTGGGCTATATGTCGAAGCTGTCGATGATGGCTACGCGTTGCACGTCTGGGATGATGGGCCCGGTATCCCTGAAGATATCCGTGATCGCGTTTTCGACCCCTTTGTATCAACCAAAACTGAGCAGACGGCCTCAGGCTTTGGACTCTACACAGTAAGACAATTCGTCGAAACCAGTGGAGGTTCACTTAGACTTGGAAAGGGCCGCTTTCGTGGCGCTCATATCATCATTTCCCTACCTTCTGCTGATGCCAGCAGGGACGCTTCGACCTCCTTCGAACGAGAACACGATCATCAGGCGGATGGCGCAGCACCCGGCTCAGTCGCAAACGTGGCTCAGGAATCAAAAGCCAGGATACTTGCAATCTGCTCCGACCCCACACGGTTCGATCAGGCCAAAAGCTTTTTAGAATCGCCTCGTTGGGACTTGCTCC
Proteins encoded in this window:
- a CDS encoding LysM peptidoglycan-binding domain-containing protein; this translates as MDRDSQNRKLDTLAKELEANRQQINQNIGAIEELPKRLISAPRQNATASQSSGDSAEVIEPTVTASGETLHTIASGDLLGRLATRYGVSVQAILDANPGLDPRRLRVGQQIVIPSQ
- a CDS encoding NUDIX hydrolase, with the translated sequence MSLKPWKYLSETSIAKTRIFDLVSRRFRHPVLGREDDFYALKTGSWANIAALTPNDELVLVKQFRFGIQDFTLEFPGGIVDPGEDAGKAASRELTEETGFTGTNLQSLGEVYPNPAIMNNRCFFFRVDEAQLTDEINLDPNEDIEVVVATIDQVIEWGKEGKFSHALANVCLLRLLLSLGRAG
- a CDS encoding response regulator, which translates into the protein MAAAAPNNVKILIVDDDEIILYALKETLSASGYTLFLHTNPLDALEHLETKDDQFSVIISDQRMTHMTGLEFLTKAKKVQPDASRILITGVVTMKIVIDAVNRGEIFRFLAKPWMREELLATIQNAVQRYQLLALNQSLQDDTLQLNEQLSSANSELTDKIRELTEQKRALDAANSALARNFDRSINLAYKILSTYHQTLGQETKAVVDICDLIIQTGFLDMQTAEILRISAWLNNIGLIGVSRDTVDKYRNMPETLTPREREEIKQHPVYGQSLASFAGDLDGVGETIRSSHERWDGSGYPDALRGNRIPVAARYLAVAIYYVECKLPKEQALEQILRMSGKAFEPEAVRLFMKATRLDNLPKKVREVLFSELKPGMRLARGIYSANGLMLVPEGEALTERQLEKLKDYNLIDTINHRLLVFQ
- a CDS encoding protein-glutamate O-methyltransferase CheR, which translates into the protein MPNPLDSIPPIPLKATELSDGDYNAFRELIYRHSRINLGENKKGLVNSRLGKRLRATGLSTFKEYLNHLNSRDGEVELTHFIDAISTNHTFFFRETGHYEFLTQTVLPRFLESSGEPVWSDRNLRIWSAACSTGEEPYSIAMTVHEPVFKLKHRDYTIQATDISNSVLKSANKGVFKYDRSQAIDEHLLRKYFQKGAGKNEGMVRAKDEIRRKINFQQLNLLSGSYPFRESFHVIFNRNVMIYFDLPTQQELINQMLPLMAPGGYLFIGHSESLNGLDHPLKQLQPSIYQKV
- a CDS encoding chemotaxis response regulator protein-glutamate methylesterase produces the protein MSEKPIRVMIVDDSPTVRRALTNVFGKDREIQVVDTAVDPYDAEEKIMTRDPEVLTLDLEMPRMDGLTFLKIIMRKRPMPVIILSTLTNSGSAMAMEALRSGAFDVFGKPETAAELKEAAIQLCMKVKEAGWARRHKTWQHRIETNKTATPFRVQSSNKTRSRLSWSREPHLTEKHLILLGASTGGTEALSRILRKLPPHMPPVLVSQHIPARFSLTFAQRLDGECALTAKEAEDGEYARQGCIYIAPGGYHLTAKFAGGRYRLSLNEEDPVWHQRPAVDVMFESLIHASGPHIVAGLLTGMGKDGAHGLLKLKEAGCRTFAEDEKTCVVYGMPRVAKEIGAPEKMIPIQDMAQAVLSALEESWGRCGRRITQAPMARRTDEQAIQPTPS
- a CDS encoding PAS domain-containing sensor histidine kinase, coding for MSKQSSLPLPDPFFLILDRKGFLRAHSFQESHPFYSLAQSCIEQTIEPLCSTIFGGFNKQALKHIFESGEGAGHSDIELPTPGYSLSLTWSRFGADDDCHLQLAPRVDPQSWLESAPHDELEKSPAALAALSLRLQQTESRLSTFLNSFPGVIFTQRTDKTFAFASSRISSFSGLSLSRIQRSTQAFAEFLHPEDRSRVLKSITQQSPEGHPYSLEYRIINQEDHSIRYVYDIRLPLLTAYGNHLQDEGIWIDITRQAIAEDRIAHSLWKENLATITSGLVHDFSNMMAGIYSLSELYHSEMQLDHPRYEGMSKVKSNAMKAQHLVRRIVDLNREVSGEMAYNNLEVLIREHLDIIKIILPKSAKVALEFPDDELLVSIDEVAFRRALTHLVTNARDAMQTGGTFGLYVEAVDDGYALHVWDDGPGIPEDIRDRVFDPFVSTKTEQTASGFGLYTVRQFVETSGGSLRLGKGRFRGAHIIISLPSADASRDASTSFEREHDHQADGAAPGSVANVAQESKARILAICSDPTRFDQAKSFLESPRWDLLLSENATEAAGRLAAADGPIGVTVWVLESQAEIAALDAIPLSPYADETLLAGLILDETASIPGSTPEPFDILMPTRVGKAVIQQRIEPWLTG